The window GGCGACACCGAGGTGCCCACCCCCGACGCCGACCCCGCCCTGCTCGCCGCCCTCGCCGACGGTGACCCCGTCGCGCTGGCCGGTGCGCTCGCCAACGACCTCCAGTCGGCCGCCCTCTCGCTGCGCCCGTCGCTCGCCGCGACCCTGCGGGCCGGCACCGAGGCCGGCGCCCTCGGCGCCCTGGTCTCCGGCTCCGGCCCCACCTGCGCCTTCCTGGCCAAGGACGCCGAGGCGGCGGCCGCCGTCGCCGAGGCCCTGCGCGCGTCCGGCACCTGCCGCACCGCGCACGCGACGTACGGCCCGGTCCCGGGGGCTGGCGCACTGCCGTAGCGGGCCCCGCCGGCTTCCCCGTTAGGCTGGGGAGATCGGGGCGACCCCGAATGGGGTGCGTACCGGGAGATCGGCGCGGCCCCGACCGCCGAATCCAGGAGCGCAGCACACGTGGCCGTCAACCTCGCCACCATCGAGTCCGTCACGAAGGTCTACGGCACCCGGGCCCTTCTGGACGGGGTCAGCCTCGGCGTCAGTGAAGGGGACCGGATCGGCGTCGTCGGCCGCAACGGGGACGGCAAGACCACCCTGATCCGGATGCTCGCCAAGCTGGAGGAGCCGGACGGCGGGCGGATCACCCACGCCGGCGGGGTGGAGATGGCCGTCCTCACCCAGCACGACTCGCTCGACCCGAAGGCCACCATCCGGCACGAGGTGATCGCCGGCCGGGCCGACCACGAGTGGCTCGGCGACGCGCGGATCCGCGACATCATCGAGGGCCTCTTCGGCGGCCTCGACCTGCCCGGCTTCGCCGAGGGCCTGGACACCGTGATCGGCCCGCTCTCCGGTGGCGAGCGTCGCCGGATCGCCCTCGCCAGGCTGCTGCTCGGCTCGCCGGACCTGATCGTCCTGGACGAGCCCACCAACCACCTCGACGTCGAGGGCATCGCCTGGCTCGCCAAGCACCTCCAGAACCGCCGTTCCGCGCTCGTCTGCGTCACCCACGACCGCTGGTTCCTGGACCAGGTCTGCACCCGGATGTGGGACGTCCAGCACGGCGCGGTGCACGAGTACGAGGGCGGCTACTCCGACTACGTCTTCGCCCGCGCCGAGCGCACCCGGATCGAGGCCACCGAGGAGCAGAAGCGCCAGAACCTCGCCCGCAAGGAGCTGGCCTGGCTGCGCCGCGGCGCCCCCGCCCGGACCTCCAAGCCGCGCTACCGGATCGAGGCCGCCAACGCCCTGATCGCCGACGTGCCGGACCCGCGGGACAAGAGCGAGCTGATGAAGTTCGCCAACGCGCGGCTCGGCCGCACCGTGTTCGAGCTGGAGGGCGTGACCGTCACGGCCGGCCCGAAGCTGCTCCTGGAGAACCTGACCTGGCAGCTCGGCCCCGGCGACCGGATCGGCCTGCTCGGCGTCAACGGCGCCGGCAAGACCTCCCTGCTGCGGGCGATGCGCGACGCGTACGCCTCGGAGGGCGACGTGCAGCCCGCCTCCGGTGTGATCAAGGTCGGCAAGACGGTCCGGCTGGCCTACCTCTCGCAGGAGGTCGCCGAGCTGGAGCCGGAGACCCGGGTGCTGCAGGCGGTCGAGCAGGTGCGCTCCCGGGTGGACCTCGGCAAGGGCCGGGAGATGAGCGCCGGTCAGCTCTGCGAGCAGTTCGGCTTCGGCAAGGACAAGCAGTGGACGCCGGTCGGCGACCTCTCCGGCGGCGAGCGGCGGCGGCTGCAGCTGCTCCGGCTGCTGATGGACGAGCCCAACGTGCTGTTCCTCGACGAGCCCACCAACGACCTCGACATCGAGACGCTGAACCAGCTGGAGGACCTGCTCGACGGCTGGCCCGGCTCGATGGTCGTGATCAGCCACGACCGGTTCTTCATCGAGCGCACCACGGACGTGGTGCACGCGCTGCTCGGTGACAAGAAGCTGCGGATGCTGCCCAACGGCGTCGACGAGTACCTGGAGCGGCGGGCCCGGATGGCGGCCGCCGCTGTGCCGGCGGCCGCGGCCGGCGTCGTGGCGGCGGCGTCGGCCGGCCCGTCCGCCGGGGACGTGCGGGCGGCGAAGAAGGAGATGCAGAAGCTGGAGCGGCAGATCGCCAAGCTGGACCAGAAGGAGGCCAAGCTGCACGCCCAACTGGCCGAGCACGCCGCCGACTTCTCCAAGGTCGCGGAGCTGGACACCGAGCTGCGCGGTGTTCGGGAGGAGAAGGAGGAGCTGGAGATGAACTGGATGGAGCTGGCCGAGCAGGTCTGAGGGCCGGTCGGGCCAACCTGGCGGGCCGGGCTGGCCCAGCCGGTCGGGGACGGGTGGCCGGTCGGCCTGGTCGGCCTGGTCGGCCTGGTCGGCCTGGTCGGCCTGGTCGGCCCGGTCAGCTTGGTCGGCCTCGGTCGCCGAGGAGCGTTTCGAGTTCGTCCGCCGCACGGCCCAGCGCGCTGCGCGCCGGGTCGTGCGGCCGGGTCGGACGGGCCGCCGGCCGGGTCGGCGGCCGGTGCGCGCGGGCGGCCGCGGTGAGGTCGTCCAGGGCCCGCCGGACCCGCTCCACCTCGCCCGGGTCGGGGACCCGGCCGCCGTACCGGATCTGTGCCGCGTACGCCGCCACGGCGCCGCTGAGGCGCTCCAGCGCGGCGGTCGCGGGCAGCCACCGTTCGGCGAGCCGGCCGGTGGGCGGCGGCTCGGTGAGACCCTGCTGCACCTCCCGGCGGGCGTCGGCGAGGGCGCGGTAGGCGGTGCGGCGGAGCCAGACCTCGGCGACCGGCGTGGCGGGGGCTTGTGCGGTGGCGGGGGCGTGCGCGGTGGCGGGGGTTTGGGTGGCGGCGGCCGGGGCCGGCCGGGTCTCTCCGGTGACCGAGGCGAGGTAGGCGTGGAGCGCGGCCGTCGCGTCGACCAGACGGGGCTCGATCCGGTGGCGCGGGCGTTCCGGCCAGAGCAGGTAGCCGAACAGCAGCACGATCGCACTCGCGAGCGCGGTGTCCAGGACCCGGGGCCAGAACTCGGCCGCGCCGCTCTGCCCGCCGAGCTGGAGCAGGATCAGCGCCATGGGGGTGATGGCGACGGTGTTCAGGCCGTAGTGCGCCGCCGTCGCGTACGGCAGCAGGGCCACGCAGAGCGCGGCGATCACGGTCAGCGCCCACGCGTCGGTGGTGAGCAGGAGCACCCCTGCCGTCACCGCCACCCCCAGTACGGTGCCGACCGAGCGGCTGACCGCGCGCAGGAACACCGAGCCGAGGTCCGGCTTGAGCACGAACGCGATCGTCATCGGCACCCAGTAGCTCTTGCTGAGCGGCAACGAGGCGGTGGCGGCCGAGCCGACCGCGATGCAGAGCGCCACCCGCAGGCCGTACCGGACCGACTCCCGGGAGAGCAGCCGCACGCGCAGCCGCCACGGGTCCGGGGGCGGCGGTGGCGCCGTCCCCAGGGCGGCCTCGCGCCCGGCGACGGTCTCGGCGGCCGCCCGCAGGGCCGCGTCCAGCGCCTGCCGGGACGGCGTGTCGGGCTGCCAGTCGGGCACCGCCACCTCGCCGCCGCCGCGCTCCACGGCCCGGGCGAGGAGCCCGGGGACGGCGGCGGCCTCCGGCGGGACGGGCCGCCAGGCCCAGAGCAGTCCGCTCGCCGCCTCGGTGGCCGCCAGCGCCGCCTCGTACATCCGGCGGAGCCGGACGGCGCGGGGGGCCTCGGGCACCCCGGGGCGAGGCGGCGGGAGGAGGTCCTGGAGCTGGTTCAGACGGGCCGTCAGGACCTGGCGCGACGCGGCGCCCCTCGGGGTGCCCAGGTCGGCCAGGGTGGCGCCGAGCGCGTCGTACGCGGCGGCGAGCGCCCGGGTCCGCGGGTCGGCGCGCGGGCGGCGGTGGCTGCGGCCCGGCAGGCCGAGCAGGACCACGAAGGCGGCCCCGGCCAGCATCATCGGCGCGGCCGCCCACCACGGCCGGGCGAGCGGCATTCCGCTCCCCAGCGCGGCGGAGACCAGCAGCAGCATCCCCGCCGCGGACCCGCGCGGCCCGGTGGCGCTCAGCGCCCCGGACACGAACGCCGTGGCGGTGAGCGCCGCACCGATGGCCAGGGCGGTCGACAGGAGCCCCCGGGGGTGGAACTCCTGCAGGGCGGTGCCGATCAGCATGCCGAGCGCGGAGGCGGACACCGCCGAGGCGATCCGCGGGGCGCGCAGCCGGGTGGGCTCGACGCGGTCGTTCATGGTGGCGTGCATCGCGCCGAGACCCGCGAAGACGCCGAGGTCCAGGTGGTGGGTGAGCAGCCCGAGCGCGAGCGGCACCGCCATGCCGACCGCCGCGCGCACCGTCGGCGCGAGCGGCAGCGGGGGCCGGGCCGGGCGGGCGGCCCGCGCCCACCAGGAGGTGCTCCGCCGTACGGGACCGGACGACCGGGACGGCACGTGATCACATCCATTCCGCTGCGAGCCGCCTCGCACGCGGGTGGGCGGGGCGGAGGGTCGCTGCTGTGCGACATTGCGCGGCAGATGAGGTCGTACCCGGCCGAACCGGACCCGGCCAGTCTAGCGGTCGGCCGGGTGGGGGCCGCCGGGACCTGTACGTGTCAAGTTCGTACCGATCGCACGCCCCTGGGGCACCGGCCCTGCCGACCTGACGGAGCGGGTGGCTACGATGGCTCAGGCGACTGCTGTCCGGACGGCGGGCGGTACGCCGAGTACGACTGTAAGACCGAGAAGTTGACGGTGTGTTGCGGTGCGGCGGCCCACGGGCCGCCCCGCACGCGGGGGAGAGGTGGATTTGCGGTGGCTGACGCACCTGTAGGCGGAGAAGCCGGGACGAACGGCGTGACGGCGCCTCCGGACGACAAGCCGTTCACGCTCGGGACCCATGGCGGCGGCTGGTTCGGCGGCATGTTCGGCGTGGTCGACAACGTCGTCCGGGCCGTGGAGACGAACGTCAGCGCCTCGGCGCTGGTGTCCGCCTTCGGAAGCAAGAACGTCAAGATCGAGCTGGACACGCTGACCGCCTTCGCGAAGAAGATCGAGGCGCTGCTCCAGGCGATGGAGGGCTCGGAGGCCGCGCCCTACAAGCTCCAGGAACAGCGGCTGCACGCGGACAACTTCGGCAAGGGCTTCACGCAGTCCACCGACCTGACGGCCGCGTACGGGAAGACCCACGACGCCCTGGTCAAGCTGCACAAGGACTTCGTCTCCCAGATCGAGGCGATGAAGACGGCGGTCGCGCAGACGGCGGGCAACTACGCCGGCAACGAGGAGAACACCACCGCCGCCCAGCAGGCGGTCGCGAAGAACGCCGGTGTGGTCAACCCGGCGGCGGGGCCGAACGGGCCGGGCCCGAAGGTGGCCTTCTGATGCCGGTCAGGGGCAGGAGTTTCGGTAGGACGGGGAGTAAGTAATGGCAGGCGGAACAGACTTCGAAGGCAAGAAGCACGAAGAGCTCAAGGCCATGGTCGCCGGCACCGACCCCGGCAAGGTCCTCAGCCGGGGTACCCAGCTGCAGGCGGCCGGCAAGGTCCTGAAGGAGCTCAGCCAGGCACTCAAGGCGCATGTCGACCAGATCTCCTGGGAGGGGCCGGCCGCCGAGAGCTTCAAGACCTGGGCCGGGAACTTCCACAAGTCGGCGGCGCTGATCGGGGACTACTCCACCGGCGCGGGCGATGCCATGCACCAGGCGGGCGAGGCGCTCAGCACGGCCAAGACCGCGGTGCCCGACGTCCCCAAGGCCGAGGTCGAGACGGTCAACAAGCACAACAGCCAGCCGTGCCCCACCATCACCCCGCTGCTGGAGATCAAGTACGGCGGTGTGGGCAGTTCCGCCGACCAGATCATGAAGAAGGTCGACTCCAACTGGGTCACCGCGACCGAGGCCGCGGCGGCGAAGAAGAAGGTCGACCAGGAGCACCAGGAAGCCATCAACCAGATGGTGAAGCTGGGGCAGGCCTACGAGGCGGCGACCACGAAGCTGAACTCGCTGGAGCTGCCACCCCTGCCGGGGACTCCGGGTGAGGGAGGCGGCGTCGGCAGCAGCGAGGAGGTCGGAACCGGAGGCGGCGGCGGAACGGGCTCCAGCCACTACGCCCCCAACCCCAACGGGGGCGGCGGCGGTGGCGGGAGCTACAGCCCGCCGCCCGGGGGCGGAGGCGGCGGCTCGGTGACCCCCCGTCTGCCCACGCCGGTCCCGACCGGGCCCGGGCACATCGACCCGGTCCCGCCGCGCCCCAGCCCGACGCCGGTGCCGCTGCCGGGTGACCCGGGCATCCCGGGGCCGACGCCCGACCCGTCGTCTCCGGTGATCCACCGACCGGGGACCGGCATCGACAGCGTGCCCACCCTGCCGACCTCTCCCACCGGTCCGGTGGCGCCGACCGGGCCCGGCGGTTTCCCGCCGAACGGCCCGGGAGGTACGCACGGGCTTCCGGTCGGCCCCGGCGGTCAGCCCGGCGGGTCCCTGCCGTTCAACCCCTTCGGTCCCGGTGGCGGTTCGCTCCCCCCGAAGGGGAACAGTCAGACCATTCCGACCTCGGGCCGGACGAACCCGTTCGGTGGCGGTGGCGGTTCGGTCCCCCCCAAGGGAACCCCGTCCGGGCTGCCCGGCGGCGGACAGCCCTTCGGATCCCGCGAGGCCCAGGGCGGCAGCGGCCGGTCCGCGGCCGGCAACGGCATGGGCGGTTCGGGCGGCGGCATGCACCCGGGCATGGGCGGCGGTCACGGTGGCGGAGCCTCCGGTGGCAGCTCGCGCGGTCGAGGCCTGACCTCGACCACTGGTGGCACGGTCGGCGGGACCAAGGGTCCGGCCGCGGGGGGTGCGTTCACCCCCGGAGGCACGGGCCTGCGGAGCCGGGCGGGTGCCACGGGCGGTGCGGGCGGGGAGAACGGGCCGCGCTCGGGCCAGAACGGCATGGCGGGCGGTCCCGGCATGTCGGGTCACGCGGGCAAGAGCGAGCGCGACCGCCGCAAGCGTGCGGACTACCTGCACGAGGACGAGGAGACCTGGACGAGCGGTACGCCGCAGAGCAATCCGGGCGTGATTGAGTAGGACTGTGACGACTGCCCGGCCACTGGGCTCCCCCGGTGGCCGGGCAGACCTGTCCGGGGCATGGTCCTCGGTGACGGGGCGACAACGAGGAGCGGGAATGCGGCGGACGGGCAACGGGACGCGTAGGTGGTGCTTCGCCTCCGCGTTCTTGGCAGCAGGTGTGATCACGGGAGTTGTGGCGGCTCCGGTCGCTGTGGCCGACTCAATCCGGGAACAGCAGTGGCATCTCGATGCCATGAAGGCATCGGAGATGTGGAAGGTCAGCAACGGCCAGGGTGTCACCGTTGCCGTGATCGACAGCGGCTTCAAGCTGGACCACCCCGATCTGGCCGGGCAGTTGCTGCCCGGAAAGGACTTCAGCGGCCTTTCCGGTGGGGTCGGAAGCTACACCGAGAGCCACGGCACCGAGATGGCCGCGCTGGTCGTGGGCTCCGGCAAGGGGATGAACGGCAACGGAGCCTACGGTCTGGCTCCCGGCGCCAAGGTGCTGCCGATCAAGATCAAGAACAATGACAACGCGGCCGGCGTCAGCTCGTCGGAGTTCCTCAACCAGATCGACCAAGGCATCGTCTTCGCGGCCGACCAGGGCGCGAAGGTGATCAGCATCTCGCAGGCGACATCGGCCGGCCGGCTGTCGTCCGACGACATCGCCGGACTCAAGACAGCTGTGGAGCACGCGCGGGCCAAGGGCTCCCTGGTGGTGGCGGGCGTCGGGAACTCGGCGCAGTCGGGCAATCCGCTGCAGTACCCCGCAGCGCTTCCAGGAGTGCTCGGAGTCGGTGCCGTGGACCGCGAGGGGAACGTCACGGCGGAGTCCGAGCAGGGCCCCCAGGTGGACCTCGTCGCACCGGGGATCGACATCTACAACGCCTGTACCGCCAATTCGGGCTACTGCAAGGGGCACGGCACCTCCGACGCGACCGCGCTGGTCTCCGCGTCGGCGGCGCTGGTCTGGGCGGTGCACCCCGACTGGACCGCCAACCAGGTGCTGCGGGTGCTCATCAACACCGCGGGGAAGCCGAGTGACGGGGCCGCCCGGGCCGACAACGTCGGCTACGGCGCGGTCCGGCCCCGGATCGCGCTGACCACGCCGGGGGACCCGGGGCCGGCGGACGTGTCCCCGATCCCCGAGAAGGCCGTCGAGGCCCCCTCGGCTTCGCCGTCGGCCGCCCCGTCGCCCTCGGCGAGCGCGTCCACCGGTGCTTCGGCGGCGGCGAGCGCGCCGCAGACCGCGAACAGTGCCCCCGTGGCGGCCCCGCCGGCCGCGCAGCCGCCCGCCGCCGAGGCGTCCGACTCCGGCAGCGCGCTGCCGATCGTCGTCGCCGTGGTGGTCGGGCTGGTGCTCGTGGCGGGCGTGGTGTTCCTGGTGCTGCGCCGGCGCGGGGCGGCCACCGCCGCGCCGGCCGTCGAGGCGCCGCCCGCTCCGGTGGGGTACCCGCAGGCTCCGCCGCAGGCCGGGCCCGGGGTGCCGCCGGGGCCGCCGTCGTACGGGCCGCCGGCTCCGCCGAGCGACAATCCGTACGCCCGCTAGGGGAGACGGTCCGACTGCCCGGCCGCTGGGGTGAGCCCCGGTGGCCGGGCAGTCGTCGTCGGTGGTGGCCGTGGTGCGGGGCGGGCGTGAGGTGCCGGTTGTGCGCCGTCGTCACCCGGGTGGGCGCTGTCGCGGGGGTGCGGGGGTCGCCAGGGTGGCGGTATGGATACGCAGGAAGCCCGCCGGTCGGCGCAGTTGCGCAGGGCCGCGGCGGCGGCGCTGATCGGTACGGCGATCGAGTTCTACGACTTCTTCATCTACGGGACGGCGGCCGCGCTGGTCTTCGGCGGGGTGTTCTTCCCGGGCCTGGGCACGGTGGGAGCGCTGCTGGCGGCGTTCTCGGTGTACGCGGTGGCGTTCCTGGCCCGGCCGCTGGGGGCGGTGGTGTTCGGGCACTTCGGGGACCGGCTGGGGCGGCGGGCCACGCTGGTGGTGTCGCTGCTGCTGATGGGCCTGTCGACGGCGCTGGTCGGTGTGCTGCCGGGGTACGGGGCGTGGGGGTGGTGGGCGCCGGCCGCGCTGGTGCTGCTGCGGGTCTGCCAGGGCGTCGGGCTCGGCGGGGAGTGGGGCGGGGCCGCGTTGCTGATCGCGGAGAACGCGCCGGCCGGGCGGCGCGGGCGGTACGGGGCGTTCCTGCAACTGGGGCCGACCGTCGGCTTCGCGCTGGCCAACGGCATCTTCCTGGTGCTCCAACTGGCGCTGAGCGAGCGGTCGTTCCACGGCTGGGGCTGGCGGGTGCCGTTCCTGGCGTCGCTGGCGCTGGTGGCGATGGGGCTGTTCGTGCGGCTGCGGATCGAGGAGACGCCGCTGTTCCGGGCCGGTGAGGCGCGGACGCGGCCGCCGGTGCTGGAGGTCCTGCGCGGGCACTGGCGGACGGTGCTGATCGGCTGCGGGGCGATCACCGTCGGGTACGCGCTGTTCTACCTGACCACCACGTACGCCCTGGCGTACGCGACGACCGGGCTCGGGGTGCCCGGCACGGTGGTGCTGTCGATGCTGTTGACGGGCGTCGCGGGTCAGGCCGTGACGGTCTGGGTGAGTGCCCGGCGCAGTGACCGGTGGGGGCGCCGGCGGATGCTGCAGGGGGCGACGGGGCTCGCGGTGTTCTGGTCGCTGCTGCTGTTCCCGCTGCTGGAGACGGTGAGCCGGCCGCTGATGTTCCTGGCCCTGGCCGGGTCGATGGTGGTGCTGGGGTGCCTGCTCGGGCCGCTGGCGGCGTACCTGCCGGAGCTGTTCCCGACCCGGGTGCGGTACACCGGCGCCGCGCTGACGTACAACCTGGGCGGGGTGGTGGGCGGTGCGACGACGCCGCTGATCGCGACCAGGCTGACCGACGTCTACGGGACGGCGGAGCCGGTCGGCTGGTACCTGGCGGCGCTGGGGCTGGTGTCGCTCTGCTGCCTGCGGCTGCTGCCGGAGACCAGCGGTGCGGACCTCGCGCTGGCCGGGGCCGACGGCGGACGCCGCCGGGCGCCCGTCCTGGGGGCGGACCCGGCGGCGTAGCGCGCGGTGGTGCTGCCGGCCCCGGTGGGCGGCTCGGCACCCCCGGTGACTCGGCTCACTGTCAGGCGGCGACGGGGGTCAGGGCGGCGCGGCCGGCCAGCAGGATCGCGGTGTGCTTGGCGACGCGGTCACCGAGGTGCTCGGCGGTGGCGATGTCGGCCAGGTGGACGGCGTCGGTGCCGCCGTCGGACGGGGTGGAGGCGGCGGCGCCGGCGAAGAAGCCGAGGCGGTTGAGGTCGTGCTCGGTGCCGGTCGAGGAGTTCCAGCCCGGCTTGAGGCCCAGGTTGACCCAGTTCATGCCGTGCTGGGCGGCGAGGGTCTGGAAGAAGCCGAGGGTGCCGGACTTGTCGCCGCTCTTGGAGGCGGAGTTGGTGAAGCCGGCGGCGACCTTGTCCAGCCAGGCGTCGCCGAACCAGCGCTTGCTGCTGGCCTCGGCGAAGACGTGGAAGGCGCCGGAGGCGGTGCCCATGTAGGTGGGCGAGCCGAAGACGATCGCGTCCGCGGCGTCCAGCCGGGCCCACTGCTCCTCGGTGATGGTGTCGACGGCGACGGTGACGACCTCGGCACCGCTCGCGGCGGCGCCGCGGGCCACGGCCTCGGCGATGACGGCAGTGTGGCCGTAGCCGGAGTGGTAGGCGATGGCGACGGTGGGGCGGATGGCGGTCATGGCTGGGTGCTCCTCGGTGGGACGCGCGAAAAGGGAACGGCAGGGGAGGCCGGGGACGGCGGCTGGGCGCCGCCCCGTCCAATGGTCTCTAATGTAGACCAGGTCTCCATGAGTTACCAAGAATGGATTGGAGACCAAAGGGCTACCCTGGAGGGCATGACGACGCAGGAGCGGTCCCCGGCCGGGCCGGAGCAGGCCCAGGACCTCGATGTCTTCGCCCAGCTCTGTCCGAGCCGCGCCATGCTCGCGGACCTGGCGGACAAGTGGACGATGCTGATCCTGATGAGCCTCGGCGAGTTCGGTCCGCAGCGGTTCTCCGAGCTGCAGCGCGCGGTGGACGGGGTCAGCCGCAAGATGCTCACCCAGTCGTTGCGCACCCTGGAGCGCAACGGCCTGGTGCGGCGCACGGTGTACCCCGAGACGCCGCCGCGGGTGGTCTACGACCTGCTGCCGCTCGGCCGGGAGCTGTCCGCGCTGCTGGCGCCGGTCGGTCGCTGGACGGAGGAGCGGACCGCGGAGATGCTCGCCGCGCGCGAGGTGTTCGACGGGGCTCACCCCGACGCCTGACCGGCTGTACGACGCCGGTGCGGCACCCTCGGGCGGGGGTCGGCGAGGGGGTCGGATGTCCTCGATCGGGTGGTCGGAGCCGATTTCCCTTCCGGGCCGTCGGCCGTGTAATGTCTTCCTTGTTCGACCGGTTCGCCCCTATAGCTCAGTCGGTAGAGCGTCTCCATGGTAAGGAGAAGGTCTGCGGTTCGATTCCGCATGGGGGCTCAAAGTGAAAGACCCTCGCCCAACGGCGAGGGTCTTTTTCGTGTCCGCCCGCCGTCGCGGGGCCGGAGGCGGGCTAGCGGGCCGGGCGCCGAATGCGCTGTGATGGTGCGTCATCGGCCGCCCGCCCCACCGGGTGCGGGCGCGGGCCGGACCCCGACGGGGAGGGTGTCATGGGCGTTCGACTCGTGGTGGTCGACGACCACCGGCTGCTGGCCGAGGCGCTGGCCACCGCGCTCCAGCTGCGCGGTCACCGGGTGCTCGCGGTCGGCTCGCCGGCCGGGTCCGCCGCCGACCTGGTGGCCGGGCGCCGGCCCGAGGTGTGCCTGCTCGGGGTGGCCGGTCCGGCCGATCCCGGGGCCTTCGACGGGCTGCGCCGGATCCGCCGGGAGCGGCCCGAGGTGGCCGTCATCGTGCTCGGTCCGGTCGGTGAACTGCGGGGCGTGGCCGGTGCGTTCGCGGCGGGCGCGGCGGGCTACGTGCCCAGCGACGAGCGGATCGAGGTGGTCGAGCGGGCCATCGGGCGGGCCCGGGCCGGGGAGGCGGCGGTCGCGGTGGACGTGCTCCGGGGCGCCTTCGACCAGTTGCTGCGCCCGGCCGCGGAGCCGGACGACGAAGCGCTCCGCCTGCTGCGGCTGCTGACCCGCCGTGAGGTGCAGGTGCTGG of the Kitasatospora sp. NBC_01246 genome contains:
- a CDS encoding ABC-F family ATP-binding cassette domain-containing protein codes for the protein MAVNLATIESVTKVYGTRALLDGVSLGVSEGDRIGVVGRNGDGKTTLIRMLAKLEEPDGGRITHAGGVEMAVLTQHDSLDPKATIRHEVIAGRADHEWLGDARIRDIIEGLFGGLDLPGFAEGLDTVIGPLSGGERRRIALARLLLGSPDLIVLDEPTNHLDVEGIAWLAKHLQNRRSALVCVTHDRWFLDQVCTRMWDVQHGAVHEYEGGYSDYVFARAERTRIEATEEQKRQNLARKELAWLRRGAPARTSKPRYRIEAANALIADVPDPRDKSELMKFANARLGRTVFELEGVTVTAGPKLLLENLTWQLGPGDRIGLLGVNGAGKTSLLRAMRDAYASEGDVQPASGVIKVGKTVRLAYLSQEVAELEPETRVLQAVEQVRSRVDLGKGREMSAGQLCEQFGFGKDKQWTPVGDLSGGERRRLQLLRLLMDEPNVLFLDEPTNDLDIETLNQLEDLLDGWPGSMVVISHDRFFIERTTDVVHALLGDKKLRMLPNGVDEYLERRARMAAAAVPAAAAGVVAAASAGPSAGDVRAAKKEMQKLERQIAKLDQKEAKLHAQLAEHAADFSKVAELDTELRGVREEKEELEMNWMELAEQV
- a CDS encoding FUSC family protein, producing MPSRSSGPVRRSTSWWARAARPARPPLPLAPTVRAAVGMAVPLALGLLTHHLDLGVFAGLGAMHATMNDRVEPTRLRAPRIASAVSASALGMLIGTALQEFHPRGLLSTALAIGAALTATAFVSGALSATGPRGSAAGMLLLVSAALGSGMPLARPWWAAAPMMLAGAAFVVLLGLPGRSHRRPRADPRTRALAAAYDALGATLADLGTPRGAASRQVLTARLNQLQDLLPPPRPGVPEAPRAVRLRRMYEAALAATEAASGLLWAWRPVPPEAAAVPGLLARAVERGGGEVAVPDWQPDTPSRQALDAALRAAAETVAGREAALGTAPPPPPDPWRLRVRLLSRESVRYGLRVALCIAVGSAATASLPLSKSYWVPMTIAFVLKPDLGSVFLRAVSRSVGTVLGVAVTAGVLLLTTDAWALTVIAALCVALLPYATAAHYGLNTVAITPMALILLQLGGQSGAAEFWPRVLDTALASAIVLLFGYLLWPERPRHRIEPRLVDATAALHAYLASVTGETRPAPAAATQTPATAHAPATAQAPATPVAEVWLRRTAYRALADARREVQQGLTEPPPTGRLAERWLPATAALERLSGAVAAYAAQIRYGGRVPDPGEVERVRRALDDLTAAARAHRPPTRPAARPTRPHDPARSALGRAADELETLLGDRGRPS
- a CDS encoding WXG100 family type VII secretion target; this translates as MAGGTDFEGKKHEELKAMVAGTDPGKVLSRGTQLQAAGKVLKELSQALKAHVDQISWEGPAAESFKTWAGNFHKSAALIGDYSTGAGDAMHQAGEALSTAKTAVPDVPKAEVETVNKHNSQPCPTITPLLEIKYGGVGSSADQIMKKVDSNWVTATEAAAAKKKVDQEHQEAINQMVKLGQAYEAATTKLNSLELPPLPGTPGEGGGVGSSEEVGTGGGGGTGSSHYAPNPNGGGGGGGSYSPPPGGGGGGSVTPRLPTPVPTGPGHIDPVPPRPSPTPVPLPGDPGIPGPTPDPSSPVIHRPGTGIDSVPTLPTSPTGPVAPTGPGGFPPNGPGGTHGLPVGPGGQPGGSLPFNPFGPGGGSLPPKGNSQTIPTSGRTNPFGGGGGSVPPKGTPSGLPGGGQPFGSREAQGGSGRSAAGNGMGGSGGGMHPGMGGGHGGGASGGSSRGRGLTSTTGGTVGGTKGPAAGGAFTPGGTGLRSRAGATGGAGGENGPRSGQNGMAGGPGMSGHAGKSERDRRKRADYLHEDEETWTSGTPQSNPGVIE
- the mycP gene encoding type VII secretion-associated serine protease mycosin, with the translated sequence MKASEMWKVSNGQGVTVAVIDSGFKLDHPDLAGQLLPGKDFSGLSGGVGSYTESHGTEMAALVVGSGKGMNGNGAYGLAPGAKVLPIKIKNNDNAAGVSSSEFLNQIDQGIVFAADQGAKVISISQATSAGRLSSDDIAGLKTAVEHARAKGSLVVAGVGNSAQSGNPLQYPAALPGVLGVGAVDREGNVTAESEQGPQVDLVAPGIDIYNACTANSGYCKGHGTSDATALVSASAALVWAVHPDWTANQVLRVLINTAGKPSDGAARADNVGYGAVRPRIALTTPGDPGPADVSPIPEKAVEAPSASPSAAPSPSASASTGASAAASAPQTANSAPVAAPPAAQPPAAEASDSGSALPIVVAVVVGLVLVAGVVFLVLRRRGAATAAPAVEAPPAPVGYPQAPPQAGPGVPPGPPSYGPPAPPSDNPYAR
- a CDS encoding MFS transporter; this encodes MDTQEARRSAQLRRAAAAALIGTAIEFYDFFIYGTAAALVFGGVFFPGLGTVGALLAAFSVYAVAFLARPLGAVVFGHFGDRLGRRATLVVSLLLMGLSTALVGVLPGYGAWGWWAPAALVLLRVCQGVGLGGEWGGAALLIAENAPAGRRGRYGAFLQLGPTVGFALANGIFLVLQLALSERSFHGWGWRVPFLASLALVAMGLFVRLRIEETPLFRAGEARTRPPVLEVLRGHWRTVLIGCGAITVGYALFYLTTTYALAYATTGLGVPGTVVLSMLLTGVAGQAVTVWVSARRSDRWGRRRMLQGATGLAVFWSLLLFPLLETVSRPLMFLALAGSMVVLGCLLGPLAAYLPELFPTRVRYTGAALTYNLGGVVGGATTPLIATRLTDVYGTAEPVGWYLAALGLVSLCCLRLLPETSGADLALAGADGGRRRAPVLGADPAA
- a CDS encoding flavodoxin family protein, which produces MTAIRPTVAIAYHSGYGHTAVIAEAVARGAAASGAEVVTVAVDTITEEQWARLDAADAIVFGSPTYMGTASGAFHVFAEASSKRWFGDAWLDKVAAGFTNSASKSGDKSGTLGFFQTLAAQHGMNWVNLGLKPGWNSSTGTEHDLNRLGFFAGAAASTPSDGGTDAVHLADIATAEHLGDRVAKHTAILLAGRAALTPVAA
- a CDS encoding winged helix-turn-helix transcriptional regulator; its protein translation is MTTQERSPAGPEQAQDLDVFAQLCPSRAMLADLADKWTMLILMSLGEFGPQRFSELQRAVDGVSRKMLTQSLRTLERNGLVRRTVYPETPPRVVYDLLPLGRELSALLAPVGRWTEERTAEMLAAREVFDGAHPDA
- a CDS encoding LuxR C-terminal-related transcriptional regulator, whose product is MGVRLVVVDDHRLLAEALATALQLRGHRVLAVGSPAGSAADLVAGRRPEVCLLGVAGPADPGAFDGLRRIRRERPEVAVIVLGPVGELRGVAGAFAAGAAGYVPSDERIEVVERAIGRARAGEAAVAVDVLRGAFDQLLRPAAEPDDEALRLLRLLTRREVQVLARIADGEDTAAIAAGMRIAASTARTHVQRVLMKLGARTRLEAAAVAARTGLLERMARD